The Camelus dromedarius isolate mCamDro1 chromosome 19, mCamDro1.pat, whole genome shotgun sequence genome segment TACTGTTGTCATTCATTGGTCCAGTGAACTACAGGAAGTTAAGGGGTGGAGTGGgatgggaggggatggggagctTGCTGGTTCTACACCAGTGTCTCCCTAACAGGCACAGCGGCTCCAACTGCAGCATCATGCCCAGACAGGTAGGATAGCGGGTGATTGCAGCAGTGAGATGGAATCAGGGCCACTTTTAGCTCCGGGGCTGCCCTGGGTTGATCTGTTATTTGGACCGGTAACTTTCCCCCAGAAGCGTCCTTACTGCATTAGCCTGCAACTGCTCCCCATTTCCTGAGTGCTGGTGGCACCTGGCACAGGTGAGCTCTGAGAACCCCTGTGTAATGTGACCAGACCTGCTGGGCGTCTCTTCCTGGCTCCCCTGCATGACACTGACTGATACTTCCAGGAGTTCTGCCGCTGCCCCCAAGCCTTTGTTCTCTCTTCAGCGCCAGGAAGTGGGAGAGGGGGTTGGGTGAAAAGAAGACTCCTTTGAGTTCTGTGAAATGATCTCCAACCTGAAGATGTCAGGGTTTTGGAGAGATGGCTAGTCACTCCACACACCGTAGACAATCCTGTGCCAGCAGCTCCAGTTACCTGACGCTCTGTGTGAAATGGGAACCACTTTTGCTCTCTGGGAATAATGACTATCACGTTTCCCCCTGGCAGGCAAACTAAGGtatgtttatttcacttaggCCTCGACCCCGACCCTTTCATGTTAAAAGTCACTCCTAGATTCCTTCTGCCCTCACCTCATGCCCCCCAAGTCTAATTGTGATTTCCGTCTTCCCAGAGCCTGCACGTTCGCATACGTGCCAGGTGACACCATCAGCAACTGCCTGATTTAATCCAGAGAACTTCGCCTCCCTCACCATCTTCTTTTTCCCTCCGATAATTTACTTAGGTATGTCGCAAGGGTGTTCTTCCTTATCTGTGTCTGTATGTGCCCAGAAGTAGAGATAACTCTGAAATGAAAAGAAGtggcagagaaacaggaagagaaagaaacccGAGGAGCCAAAATCCTCAGTGCGATGGTTTCCAAGAACTGCTAGCCGCTTGCGGGGTTAATTGGAAAAAGTAGAACCACTTAATTCAAAGAAGGCAAGGGGGAAGCGTGAGAAGAGACAGGAGATGCGATCGACCGGCTTAGATgggatggagggggtggggcgAAGCCGGAGAAACAGCCCGGGAGAAAGGAGACGTCATTCCGGACCAGAACGCAATTTGCTGAGACCCGCTGGCGTCTTGTATGCAAATGACCAGGGCTTCCCGGAGGCCGGGCTGAGCCGGGCGCGCTCGGCTTGCAGCCGGAGTCAGCGCCGAGGCCTGAAGCCCAGCGCCAGGGAGGGAAGCATCTCCGGCCGTCGCCGAGGGAGGATGGACGCGACCCAGAAGCGGAGAGTAAATGAGGATTAAAGCACTCGGGGGAAGGAAGCCCTCTTGAGAAGCTGTCGAAATTCAAGGTGGGCAGAAGAGGTCAATTCGACCCTCTGACCCTTGTGGTTTCAGGGACCCCTCGATTCTCCATCCTTGGCGAGAGAGTCCTTCCCCAGGGAAGTGAAGATAATGAACTTTTGGAGGTATTACCTTTTTGCTTCCACTGTGTTCAGTGTGGTGATTTTTGTGGTCCTTTACAATAGCCGGTTAAGCCTGCCAAAAAGTTATGGGAAGCTGAATAGTTCCagtgaaagatattttcaaatacatgCCTGTAATTACGCCTTAGAAGACAAGTCATCCTTTTTGTGGGAAAAGACATTGCCATCACCGGTGGGAAGTGTCCCTTGCAAGGACTACCTGACCCAGAATCACTACATCACAAGCCCCCTGTCAGAAGAAGAAGCTGCGTTCCCCTTGGCATATGTCATGGTTATTCACAAGGACTTTGATACTTTCGAAAGGCTCTTCAGGGCTGTTTATATGCCCCACAATGTCTACTGCGTGCACGTGGATGAGAAAGCCACCGCTCATTTTAAGAAATCTGTGTGGCAGTTACTGAGTTGCTTCCAAAATGCTTTTCTGGCTTCCAAGGCAGAGCCTGTGGTCTACGCAGGAATTTCCAGGCTCCAGGCTGACCTGAACTGCCTGGAAGACCTGAGGGCCTCGGAGGTGCCCTGGAAGTACGCCATCAACACCTGCGGGCAAGATTTCCCCCTGAAAACCAACAGGGAAATCGTTCAGCATCTGAAAGGCTTTAAAGGGAAAAACATCACCCCAGGGGTGCTGCCTCCCGATCATGCGATTGGACGGACCAAGTATGTACACCGAGAGCACCTGAGCAAAGGTGGCTCTTTTGTGaaaaatacttatattttaaaaacctcacCTCCACATCAGCTGACCATCTACTTTGGCACTGCCTATGTGGCGCTCACCAGAGAGTTTGTCAACTTTGTCTTCCAGGACCAAAGGGCCATTGATCTCCTACACTGGTCAAAAGACACATACAGCCCTGATGAACATTTCTGGGTAACACTTAATAGGATTCCAGGTAGGTACATTTCCGTTCCCATTTTCCCTTATCCATAGATTGAGTTCGCTAACCTTCAGCTCCTCCTTgaaattatttgggaaaaaaaattaaatgcctcGGAAGTTATTAGTCTGGTTGCTTTTTAGTGACAGTTGAGTGCCAGCTCTGTTGTCTTGCAAGTGTGCAGTGTAGTGACAAAAGAGGTATGCTGAGTTACAGGAGCTCTGGCAAAACTACCATTGTCCGAGTATCACGTAGTTACTGACTTTTAGcgcagtccttttttttttttaaagtttgagatgtaattgacatataatagcTCAGTcttttgaatgaatgactttCGTGGCCCTTGATAAGCACAGCTGTAACATAATGAGACTGATTTTTGAATAAGCATTCTAGAATTTATGAGTTGAAATAGTGTTCCTTTCAGAGGATGTTACACAGTGTGACACTGATGCCTAAAGTCATCGCTCAAAACTCATGGGGGCCATTTTCAGAATCTTTGAATCCCTTTTGGATGTTTACAGATGATGATTCCGACTTAAACGTCTCTAGTCTTAGACCTGATCAAGTGTCCAGGTCCTAACTGACTTGGTTCCATAAAGCTAGTCTGCTGTTTTATTGCCTAGAAGAATGGGTAACAATGAATTGAAATATACAGAGAGAGAATCTAGCTGGAGTTGATCCAGAGTAAATTCTCAGTTTTTAAGTCCCATTGTATTAGAAATTCCCCTTTGCAGCCtcttgtttttatatattgtgaagtCATTCCCGTTATTTATGATCATTGAGGGCCAAGGTGTGCCAGGTGTGGAGCCAGAAAATAGCACCAAACTCCCTCTTTGATTCGGGACTGGGTCccttttcaaaattctgtctCCCAGGTGTTGTCTGGGAAGACCTGTGTGACCTGCAGGGCCTCTTCGTGGTGATGTCTCAATGCACCCATTTGCCACTATTGTGCCAGCATGGCTGTGGGTGTCAgccctgtggggggggggggtgacctCATGACTACCATGCTTGAAATAACTCCCTGCTCTTCCTGTAGTATCATTATTATTGACACATACGAGTGCTGCCTTCATAGCTAAAAGTAGACTCACGGCAGTTATTAGGTGCCTAATAATCCAGCATCCCTAAGAGTTAAACCAGAATGATGGTTACAGAAACCTACTTAGAGGGGGGCAGAAAGAGGCAGGGTGACTGGGGACCGAGACATGCTATCCTACGAGAGTTTCATTTCAGGCATCCTAGATTAACAGTTCGCAAAAACTTGCAGGAGGGTAAGTGAGCCAACATTTATCATAGTGTAGGGAGCATTCATCCTAGTCATCCACAAATAACTATTTCAAACACATGTGAACATTCTGTGCTTGGCATTTTATCCTGTTTTGGTTAATACAGTTTGTGCTCAATATGTTCTGtgtcatttctttgaatcatggGAAATAATCCTTGCTCTCCTCGTgtacagaggaagaaagggggcTTAGAGAGAGAGATGTAATGTGCTCATCTTCACACAGTTTGTCCAAGGCAAAGCTGGGATCTGATCTTGGATTTGGGTAGCCTGAAGTTTAAGCTTTTTCTCTTGCACTGGGAAAAGGaataatcctttttttctttttccctttcgtGTATATCTAAAGCAAATTCCCTGAAGAACCCCAGAAAGGTGAAAGGGTgaggtttgggggaaaaaatgtggaGGGCAATGGAAGTAAACTCTGCTGACCACTTCAAGCTGGAAATAAGGTTAGCAGGGATGTAgaggggaagtgtgtgtgtgtgtgtgtgtgtgtgtgtgtgtgtgtatgtgtgtgtgtgttttggaagCGGACAGAGACAGCAGGGACCACTGTGCCGGCTGGAGTCATAGGAAAGTGTCCTGGCTGGAACCGATGGCCACACCCCACCCAGGCTTCTGTACTGCGTCCTCTGCTTCCATCTAGAACATGCTTTGTTCTGGCACTTCGTCTCTGAGCCAGTGAAAACGGGAAGTATTCCTCCGTCAATATGCTCAGACAGGCTGGTGGGCGAGAAGCAACCAGGCTGACTTTGAACCTGAGCACTGTTATGacaataaaggaaactgaaacatCTTGAGGACGTTGTCTTCACACAGAGTAGAAGGCTtcaaaaaaaagagacattttgaCATCTTTCTTTTCAGCGATCAACAGATACTTAATTAGTCCTTCATGGTACCAAGCACGATGCTGTGAACTGAGGATAGCTCTGGAAGAAGGCATTCATGACTTTATGGCATTTAAGTTTTGAGATTAGAATGGTTGAATGTCAAGTGTAGTGACTCTTCAGTATCTTGGTCTAATTTTAGAATGTTGAGCTAATTTTCCCCCACTCCAACCCCTCAAaatgttgtgggtttttttttttttctctgaatttccgtccctattttaaaaacattttgtgaAAGTTAGTTTTTTTACAGAACAGGAAATGTATTCACAAGgttctcaatttttaaagtttgcacTCCATCAGCTACTGGTATTGTGTCCTTGGCTCTCCTTCCAGagatattttattacattttagaCACTAAAAGGAATTAAACATCATGTGTGGAAGACAGtagataaccttttttttttagttcactaAAGTatgcagagaaagaagaagaatccTTATTTTAGGCATCCTATTGTCTGCAAGTGAGGAACAAgatgtattttttctgtttttaatcgaagtacaatcagtttacaatgttgtgttgatttctggtgtacagcatagtaattcagttatacatatatatatatatatatgctacttttcataatctttttcattataggctattacaacatattgactatagttccctgtgctagacagtaggaccttttgTTTATAAGATGTATTTTTCACCTAGATCATGTGCAGACATTTAGGAAGCTAATTTTCATTGAAGAGCTCAAGTTTTTCTTACTTTGAAGCCTTCCGAAATCTCTGCCCAAGGAGTTTTGTGGGACAAAGGTGCCTGGGAGCTTTGCTTCCCACAGCCCGGGGATGGTGGGTGTACAGAATCTCAGACAGACTGGAAGATCACCTGTTGTTCCCTTGCTTAAAGCTTCACAGCAACTTCTCCTTATCTTGAGGGTCAGGTTGAAGCTCTTCATGTGGCGTGACCTCTGTGACCTGACTCCCccgcctcccctgccccatctccctTCTCCCAGTTCTTTTTACCTGGTGCCTCATACTTCCTGTTCAGCAACGACTTGGTCCCACGCACTTGTGCAATTTTCACATGCTTTTTTTGGTAGCTTTTTATCATGTCTTCTCTGGGATACCCTTCCTACCATCTCTAACTAATCccattcatccttttttttttttaattgaagtatagttgatttacaatgttgtgttagtttctggtgtacagcacagtgattcagatatacacatatattctttttcatattctttttatgataggttattacaagctattgaatgtagttccctgtgctgtacagtaggaccttgttgtttacctattctgtGTATAGtggtttatatctgctaatcccaaactctcagtATATCCCTCCCCTGCGttgccctttggtaaccataagtttgttttctttgtctctgagcctgtttctgttttgcaactaagttcatttgtgtc includes the following:
- the GCNT2 gene encoding N-acetyllactosaminide beta-1,6-N-acetylglucosaminyl-transferase isoform X5; amino-acid sequence: MNFWRYYLFASTVFSVVIFVVLYNSRLSLPKSYGKLNSSSERYFQIHACNYALEDKSSFLWEKTLPSPVGSVPCKDYLTQNHYITSPLSEEEAAFPLAYVMVIHKDFDTFERLFRAVYMPHNVYCVHVDEKATAHFKKSVWQLLSCFQNAFLASKAEPVVYAGISRLQADLNCLEDLRASEVPWKYAINTCGQDFPLKTNREIVQHLKGFKGKNITPGVLPPDHAIGRTKYVHREHLSKGGSFVKNTYILKTSPPHQLTIYFGTAYVALTREFVNFVFQDQRAIDLLHWSKDTYSPDEHFWVTLNRIPDCLLPMPQLHPGEFSCKFF
- the GCNT2 gene encoding N-acetyllactosaminide beta-1,6-N-acetylglucosaminyl-transferase isoform X1; the protein is MNFWRYYLFASTVFSVVIFVVLYNSRLSLPKSYGKLNSSSERYFQIHACNYALEDKSSFLWEKTLPSPVGSVPCKDYLTQNHYITSPLSEEEAAFPLAYVMVIHKDFDTFERLFRAVYMPHNVYCVHVDEKATAHFKKSVWQLLSCFQNAFLASKAEPVVYAGISRLQADLNCLEDLRASEVPWKYAINTCGQDFPLKTNREIVQHLKGFKGKNITPGVLPPDHAIGRTKYVHREHLSKGGSFVKNTYILKTSPPHQLTIYFGTAYVALTREFVNFVFQDQRAIDLLHWSKDTYSPDEHFWVTLNRIPGVPGSMPNASWAGNLRAIKWIDMEDKHGGCHGHYVHGICIYGNGDLKWLINSSSLFANKFELTTYPLTVECLELRLRERTLNQSEVAIQPSWYF